Proteins encoded in a region of the Planococcus citri chromosome 1, ihPlaCitr1.1, whole genome shotgun sequence genome:
- the LOC135833342 gene encoding isovaleryl-CoA dehydrogenase, mitochondrial-like, which translates to MSLKFSKRIATLIKSNSKWYNINKRTLSQFYPINEEIFGLSEDQKQLRTTIFNFVQKELAPFAAEIDKQNEFRQLREFWRKLGSLGLIGIETKSEYGGSEGGYLDTIVVMEELSRASAAIGLSYLAHNTLCLNQISRHGSHEQKLKYLPKLCSGEHIGALAMSETGSGSDVVSMSLTAEKHDDHYVLNGNKFWISNGPDADVLVVYTKLKNDKVTEGKKKITTFIIEKDFKGFRTAQKLDKLGMRGSNTCELIFENCIVPKENVLGEENKGVYVLMSGLDSERLVASSGPVGIMQACCDIAFQYVHERKQFNQRIGEFQMMQSKIADMYVALNASRSYLYNVAKAYDRGFVSSKDCSGVFLFSAENSVKVALDAIQCLGGNGYINDYNTGRYLRDAKLYEIGAGTVEVRRLVIGRALNKEYS; encoded by the exons ATGAGTTTGAAGTTTTCGAAAAGAATCGCGACGTTGATAAAAAGTAATTCGAAGTGGTACAATATAAATAAACGAACGTTGTCTCAGTTTTATCCTATAAACGAAGAAATATTCGGATTATCTGAGGATCAGAAACAG ttGAGAAccactatttttaattttgtgcaAAAAGAATTGGCTCCTTTTGCTGCAGAAATTGataaacaaaatgaatttaGACAACTAAGG GAATTCTGGCGTAAACTCGGATCACTTGGATTGATAGGTATTGAGACGAAATCCGAATATGGTGGATCAGAGGGTGGTTACCTGGACACGATCGTTGTAATGGAAGAATTATCTCGAGCCAGTGCCGCAATCGGTTTAAGTTACTTGGCTCATAATACGCTATGTTTAAATCAAATCTCTCGACACGGATCTCACGaacaaaaactaaaatacttaccaaaa CTTTGTTCAGGAGAACACATAGGAGCTCTTGCTATGTCCGAAACTGGCTCAGGATCTGATGTCGTATCAATGTCATTGACTGCTGAAAAACACGACGATCATTATGTTTTGAACGGAAATAAATTCTGGATTTCCAATGGACCAGATGCTGATGTGCTCGTG GTTTATACCAAACTTAAAAACGATAAAGTAActgaaggaaagaaaaaaataacaactttcATCATCGAAAAAGATTTCAAAGGATTTCGTACAGCGCAGAAACTCGACAAATTGGGCATGAGAGGTTCAAACACTTGCGAATTGATATTCGAAAACTGCATAGTGCCAA AAGAGAATGTGCTCGGCGAAGAGAACAAAGGAGTATACGTCTTGATGTCCGGTTTAGATTCTGAACGATTGGTAGCTTCTTCTGGACCAGTAGG AATTATGCAAGCTTGCTGTGATATTGCTTTTCAATATGTCCACGAACGTAAACAATTCAATCAAAGGATAGGAGAATTCCAAATGATGCAG AGTAAGATAGCCGATATGTACGTTGCTTTGAACGCTTCTCGTAGCTATCTTTACAACGTAGCTAAAGCTTACGATAGAGGATTTGTTAGCAGCAAAGATTGCAGTGGAGTGTTCCTTTTTTCAGCCGAAAATTCAGTCAAAGTCGCCCTCGATGCTATCCAGTGCCTTG GAGGAAATGGTTACATAAACGATTACAATACCGGACGATATTTAAGAGACGCTAAGTTATATGAAATCGGTGCTGGTACTGTCGAAGTTCGAAGATTAGTCATTGGAAGAGCTCTTAATAAAGAATACAGTTAG
- the LOC135835986 gene encoding protein croquemort-like: MFSATKILLYVFGSIIIILGATITVIWKPLLNHIIDSRLVLAKCSETERIWSNSSVPIYFKVYMFNWTNPEETLAKKQKPNFVEMGPYTFRFTQMKSDIVWNSNYTITFRADRIWSFAPEMSNGRLSDRITNINAVAMVVGDRFKDNMWITKVMISGFLELLEKQVYITKTVEELLFQGYENQVLSIGKTLKELGIDVGHLPDRFGWYFNKNASEINIFNIHTGADDLNNLGRVRSWNYKTQSEIYTDRCDRIRGSLGDLWPKNISNEDSTSIFISDFCGSFELIKSGAHKLHGVDAVRFIGTEKTFDNGKVYRENRCYCKNNKCTLPSGVRDISDCVHAPIYISFPHFYLANESYRRSVDGMNPVAGKHQFFVTVQKDSGMVMEIFARLQINIMVEPYPSLGFFANLPRMMVPTVWFEEYIEMPENLKTKIKLAFNLAPFLLSVCGFSSVIIGIVLVLCGCISSKLQRQK, from the exons ATGTTCTCTGCGACCAAAATCTTACTATACGTGTTCGGGAGCATAATAATAATTCTAGGAGCAACCATCACAGTAATTTGGAAACCACTGCTGAACCACATAATCGATTCT AGACTGGTCTTGGCAAAATGTTCAGAAACTGAACGAATATGGAGCAATAGTTCGGTTCCTATTTATTTCAAAGTGTACATGTTTAATTGGACTAATCCAGAAGAAACATTGGCCAAAAAACAGaaaccaaattttgttgaaatgggACCTTATACGTTCAG GTTTACTCAGATGAAGTCCGATATTGTTTGGAATAGCAATTATACGATAACATTCAGAGCTGATCGAATTTGGAGTTTTGCACCAGAAATGTCCAACGGCAGGCTTTCTGATCGTATTACGAATATAAATGCTGTTGCGATG GTTGTGGGTGATCGATTCAAAGACAATATGTGGATCACCAAAGTAATGATAAGCGGTTTCCTAGAATTACTGGAAAAGCAGGTTTACATCACGAAAACTGTGGAAGAATTGCTGTTTCAAGGCTACGAAAATCAAGTTCTATCCATTGGAAAAACTCTGAAAGAATTGGGAATTGACGTAGGTCATCTGCCAGATAGATTTGGATGGTATTTCAAC aaaaatgcgagcgaaataaatattttcaacatccaCACGGGTGCTGACGACCTCAATAATTTAGGCAGAGTACGTTCGTGGAATTACAAAACTCAATCGGAAATTTACACAGATCGATGTGATCGAATACGAGGATCTTTAGGAGATCTATGGCCAAAAAATATCAGCAATGAAGATTCAACTTCTATATTCATATCCGATTTTTGCgg ATCATTCGAGTTAATTAAATCAGGAGCCCACAAATTACACGGAGTCGACGCAGTCCGATTCATAGGCACTGAAAAAACATTCGACAATGGCAAAGTATACCGAGAAAATCGTTGCTATTGCAAAAATAACAAATGCACGCTTCCATCAGGGGTCAGAGATATATCAGATTGTGTACATGCGCCTATTTACATATCGTTTCCACATTTTTACTTGGCCAATGAGAGTTACAGAAGGAGTGTGGATGGAATGAATCCGGTGGCTggaaaacatcaatttttcgtcACTGTACAAAAG GATTCGGGAATGGTGATGGAAATATTTGCAAGATTACAGATTAATATTATGGTCGAACCTTATCCTAGTTTAGG atttttcgcCAACCTACCAAGAATGATGGTCCCCACAGTGTGGTTCGAAGAATACATCGAGATGCCCGAAAATCTCAAGACTAAAATTAAGTTGGCTTTTAATTTAGCGCCATTTCTGCTATCAGTTTGCGGATTCAGTTCAGTAATTATTGGAATAGTGCTAGTACTTTGTGGatgtatttcttcaaaattacagcgccagaaatga